A single region of the Gemella sp. zg-570 genome encodes:
- a CDS encoding acyl carrier protein gives MVIFEEVKEIILKHINIDSEDIKLDSNLNDDLDADSIEIAEIVMDIEEKYNFEFSDEDASNIEKISDLISHIEKNK, from the coding sequence ATGGTAATTTTTGAAGAAGTAAAAGAAATAATATTAAAACATATAAATATTGATTCTGAAGATATTAAATTAGATTCTAATTTGAATGACGATTTAGACGCTGATTCTATAGAAATAGCTGAAATTGTTATGGATATTGAAGAAAAATATAATTTTGAATTTTCTGATGAAGATGCAAGTAATATAGAAAAAATTAGTGATTTAATAAGTCATATAGAAAAAAATAAATAG
- the rplA gene encoding 50S ribosomal protein L1: MAKKGKKYLEAAKLIDSSKLYSVLEAIELAKKTSLVNFDATVEVAFRLGVDTRKNDQQVRGAVVLPKGTGKTAKVLVFAKGDKAAEAEAAGADYVGQGEYITKIQQGWFDFDVIVATPDMMGQVGKIGRLLGPKGLMPNPKTGTVTMDVTKAVNEIKAGKVEYRAEKAGVVHTPIGKVSFPTEDLVENFKAVQEALAKAKPAAAKGTYFKSVAVTSTMGPAAKVDTAEFK; encoded by the coding sequence ATGGCAAAAAAAGGTAAAAAATATCTTGAAGCGGCTAAACTGATAGATTCTTCTAAACTATATTCAGTACTAGAAGCAATCGAGTTAGCTAAAAAAACTAGTCTTGTTAATTTTGACGCAACTGTCGAAGTAGCATTCCGTCTTGGAGTAGATACTCGTAAAAATGACCAACAAGTACGTGGAGCTGTAGTTTTACCAAAAGGAACTGGTAAAACTGCTAAAGTTTTAGTATTTGCTAAGGGAGATAAGGCTGCAGAAGCAGAAGCAGCCGGAGCTGATTATGTAGGACAAGGTGAATATATTACTAAAATTCAACAAGGTTGGTTTGATTTTGATGTAATTGTTGCTACTCCTGATATGATGGGCCAAGTTGGTAAAATCGGTCGTCTATTAGGCCCTAAAGGCTTGATGCCTAACCCTAAAACAGGAACAGTTACTATGGACGTAACAAAAGCAGTAAATGAAATCAAGGCTGGTAAAGTTGAATACCGTGCTGAAAAAGCTGGTGTAGTTCACACACCAATCGGTAAAGTTTCATTCCCTACTGAAGACCTAGTAGAAAACTTTAAAGCTGTTCAAGAGGCTCTAGCAAAAGCTAAACCAGCGGCAGCTAAAGGAACTTATTTCAAATCTGTAGCAGTTACTTCAACTATGGGACCTGCTGCAAAAGTAGACACTGCAGAATTTAAATAA
- a CDS encoding class A sortase: MKNKRIKIIIINLIIAILLITSLLLIFKNKIREYLTGSINDKIITAYKNNEEEVSVPWWQKAFTDNSSNIQLTDSMLGILLIDDLKIQEPIFQGDSEINLLNGVATVDPKQSLDDQNVVLAGHSVLGIDIRFYNLRKIQVGTEVNIVTKDRLLKYQVSRVYNVFDNQVEILNQHPGEANILTMFTCDAYNYKTGVWEERFVVEAKFLGEEKA, translated from the coding sequence ATGAAAAATAAAAGAATAAAAATTATAATTATTAACTTAATAATAGCTATTTTACTAATAACATCTTTGTTGCTAATTTTTAAAAATAAAATTAGAGAGTATCTTACGGGTAGTATTAATGATAAAATAATTACAGCCTATAAAAATAATGAAGAAGAAGTAAGTGTTCCATGGTGGCAAAAGGCTTTTACGGATAATTCTTCAAATATTCAATTAACTGATTCAATGCTAGGAATTTTACTTATTGATGATTTAAAAATTCAAGAGCCTATATTTCAAGGTGATTCGGAGATTAACTTATTAAATGGTGTTGCTACGGTTGATCCTAAGCAAAGCTTGGATGACCAAAATGTTGTTTTGGCAGGACACAGCGTTTTGGGTATTGATATAAGATTTTATAATCTTAGAAAAATTCAAGTGGGAACAGAAGTAAATATAGTAACAAAAGATAGGTTATTAAAATATCAAGTAAGTAGGGTTTATAATGTTTTTGATAATCAGGTTGAAATTTTAAATCAGCACCCGGGTGAAGCAAATATATTAACTATGTTTACTTGTGATGCTTATAACTATAAAACTGGTGTTTGGGAAGAGAGATTTGTAGTAGAAGCGAAATTTTTAGGAGAAGAAAAGGCGTAA
- a CDS encoding DNA topoisomerase 3: MKSLVLCEKPSVARDIAKNLSASRNINGCLEGDRYVVTWALGHLVALQTPDKYREFKEINLDSLPVIPKIMKTEIIGKTFKQYKVIEKAINRKDIKEVIIATDAGREGEVLARHIIEKARSNKPIKRLWISSITDKSIKEGFKNLRDGKEYMGLYNSGLARASADWLVGINASKALTFKYNAALNCGRVQTPTLQMVAEREEKIKNFKSRDYYVYEAVVDGVKFITGNSDNNLDDASNFVNNYKNFRIENITSKCKNKKSSPKPLYNLTDIQYTASNLYKISPKQTLNIIQTLYEKYKILTYPRTDSRYLTSDMKGTIKDRLHAVSYGTYSSIVKNILSGNINAGRMINDKKVTEHHAIIPTEERPNYNIMSDMEIKIYDLITRRFLENLLADCRYEEIHREFKIKNKIFSNTAKKTLQLGYKIFEKESDDSIKEIKKLNIDSLVYVKKETSPPSYFTEGSLIYAMENPFDYVDSESEKKILRETNGIGTVATRADILEKLFTNDYLFSDREQIKTTNKAKQLLNLVPEKLKSPSLTATWEKDLDNIAKNKLSKEKFLSGVKKYTHEIISEIKSSEDKFKHDNMVGKKCDKCGKFMLEIDRKGTKILKCSNVSCKNIKIISKITNLRCKNCHKKMVLFGNGDSGTYRCSCGFSIKQKEVDREIKNNKKEKASFKDIKKYMNKDSLENNPLKDILKAIKIN; encoded by the coding sequence ATGAAAAGTTTAGTATTATGTGAAAAACCTTCGGTAGCAAGAGATATAGCAAAAAATTTATCGGCTAGTAGGAATATTAATGGGTGTTTGGAGGGGGATAGATATGTTGTTACTTGGGCTTTAGGGCATTTGGTAGCCCTACAAACTCCGGATAAATACAGGGAATTTAAAGAAATAAATTTAGATAGTTTACCCGTGATACCCAAGATAATGAAGACTGAAATTATAGGTAAAACATTTAAGCAGTATAAAGTGATAGAAAAAGCGATTAATAGAAAAGATATAAAAGAAGTAATAATTGCAACAGATGCTGGGCGCGAAGGGGAAGTATTGGCTAGACATATAATAGAAAAGGCTAGGTCTAATAAACCGATAAAAAGATTATGGATTTCGTCAATTACTGACAAATCAATAAAAGAGGGCTTTAAAAATCTAAGGGATGGAAAAGAGTATATGGGGCTTTATAACTCTGGGCTTGCAAGAGCTAGTGCAGATTGGTTGGTAGGTATTAATGCCTCTAAGGCTCTAACTTTTAAATATAATGCGGCCTTAAACTGTGGGAGAGTTCAAACTCCAACTTTGCAAATGGTGGCTGAACGTGAAGAAAAAATAAAAAATTTTAAATCAAGAGATTATTATGTATATGAAGCAGTAGTTGACGGAGTAAAATTTATTACTGGTAATTCTGATAATAATTTAGATGATGCTAGTAATTTTGTGAATAATTATAAAAATTTTAGAATAGAAAATATTACTAGTAAATGTAAAAATAAAAAATCATCACCCAAACCACTTTACAATTTGACCGATATTCAATACACGGCGTCAAATTTGTATAAAATTTCTCCGAAACAAACGCTTAATATTATCCAAACTCTCTATGAAAAATATAAAATTTTAACTTATCCTAGAACTGACTCTAGATACTTAACCAGCGATATGAAAGGAACAATTAAAGATAGGCTTCACGCAGTTTCTTATGGGACTTATTCAAGTATAGTTAAAAATATTTTAAGTGGAAATATAAATGCTGGAAGAATGATTAATGATAAAAAGGTTACTGAACATCACGCTATTATTCCAACGGAAGAAAGACCTAATTATAATATTATGTCTGATATGGAAATTAAGATTTATGACCTAATAACTAGGCGTTTTCTTGAAAATTTATTAGCAGATTGTAGGTATGAAGAAATACACAGGGAATTTAAAATAAAAAATAAAATTTTTTCAAATACTGCTAAGAAAACATTACAGCTGGGATATAAAATTTTTGAAAAAGAAAGTGATGATAGTATTAAAGAAATAAAAAAATTAAATATCGATTCTCTTGTATATGTGAAAAAAGAAACTTCACCTCCTTCTTATTTTACAGAAGGAAGTTTGATATATGCAATGGAAAATCCTTTTGACTATGTTGATAGTGAGAGTGAAAAGAAAATATTAAGAGAAACAAACGGTATAGGAACAGTAGCGACTAGGGCGGATATTTTAGAAAAGTTATTTACTAACGATTATCTTTTTTCTGATAGGGAGCAAATAAAAACAACAAATAAGGCAAAACAGTTGCTTAATTTAGTGCCGGAAAAACTAAAAAGTCCGTCTTTGACTGCAACTTGGGAAAAAGATTTGGACAATATAGCTAAAAATAAATTATCCAAAGAAAAATTTTTATCGGGTGTGAAAAAATATACTCATGAAATTATTTCTGAAATTAAAAGTAGTGAAGATAAATTTAAACATGATAATATGGTTGGGAAAAAATGCGACAAATGTGGTAAATTTATGTTAGAAATAGACAGAAAAGGCACTAAAATACTCAAGTGTTCCAATGTAAGTTGTAAAAATATAAAAATTATTTCAAAAATTACTAATTTACGTTGCAAGAATTGTCATAAAAAAATGGTATTATTTGGTAATGGAGATAGTGGGACTTATAGGTGTTCATGTGGTTTTTCAATAAAACAAAAAGAAGTTGATAGAGAAATTAAAAATAATAAAAAAGAGAAGGCTAGTTTTAAAGATATAAAAAAATATATGAATAAGGATAGTTTAGAAAATAATCCCTTAAAGGATATTTTAAAGGCTATAAAAATAAATTAA
- a CDS encoding restriction endonuclease subunit S, giving the protein MKRYKKYKQVDLPWLREVPEHWEINLLKNIAKYTTGNSIKNEEKKHFSITDNSYKYISTSDLDFETKSIKHKSNLYISNKNKNFKVAQKNSLLVCIEGGSGGKKVARLTEDACYGNKLCNINSFEVNIDFLFYVINSTIFKNYYNTNINGDRNGISQNKLGLFSFAIPPLSEQNQIANFLDWKIGEIDRLVGLEKNKIEKLDELLFNKLNSIYDNLKNYNLVTLKRISNVYSGKEVVDEIKKSSSSFEVYGSGPTAFKYTSNYLFDGKYIIFGRKGTIGKPYILDKKFWLVDTAYAITNNKKVSFDYLYYILRIFKWEIFTTNTVKPSVVADEIIKTKVKLPTIKIQKNINKKINMLENKIKMYKSLVNQQIQNLQELKLTLISDVVTGKIDVREIEIPEEYRKKPI; this is encoded by the coding sequence ATGAAAAGATATAAAAAATATAAGCAAGTAGATTTGCCCTGGTTAAGGGAAGTGCCTGAACATTGGGAGATAAATTTATTAAAAAACATAGCAAAATATACTACTGGTAATAGTATAAAGAATGAAGAAAAAAAACACTTTAGCATTACTGATAATAGTTATAAGTATATTTCTACTTCAGATTTAGATTTTGAAACTAAATCAATTAAGCACAAATCTAATCTATATATATCTAATAAAAACAAAAACTTTAAAGTAGCACAAAAAAATAGTTTGTTGGTTTGTATTGAAGGTGGAAGTGGTGGAAAAAAAGTTGCTAGATTAACTGAGGATGCTTGTTATGGTAATAAACTGTGTAATATTAATTCTTTCGAAGTAAATATAGATTTTTTATTTTATGTTATTAATTCAACTATATTTAAAAATTACTATAATACTAACATTAATGGTGATAGAAATGGGATTTCACAAAACAAATTAGGTTTATTTTCGTTTGCTATCCCCCCCCTATCAGAACAAAACCAAATAGCCAACTTTCTTGATTGGAAGATAGGGGAGATTGATAGGTTGGTGGGACTGGAGAAAAATAAAATTGAAAAGCTGGATGAGTTGTTGTTTAATAAATTAAATTCAATATATGATAACTTGAAAAATTATAATTTAGTAACATTAAAAAGAATTAGTAATGTGTATTCTGGAAAAGAAGTCGTAGATGAAATTAAAAAAAGTAGTTCTTCTTTTGAAGTGTATGGTTCTGGCCCTACAGCATTTAAATATACAAGTAATTATTTGTTTGATGGGAAATATATTATATTTGGAAGAAAAGGAACTATTGGGAAGCCTTATATTTTAGATAAAAAATTTTGGCTTGTTGACACTGCTTATGCTATTACAAATAATAAAAAAGTAAGTTTTGATTATTTATATTATATCTTAAGAATATTTAAGTGGGAAATATTTACCACTAATACAGTGAAGCCAAGTGTGGTTGCCGATGAAATTATTAAAACTAAAGTTAAATTACCTACAATTAAAATTCAGAAAAATATCAATAAAAAAATTAATATGTTAGAAAACAAAATTAAAATGTATAAAAGTTTAGTAAATCAACAAATCCAAAACTTACAAGAACTAAAACTAACATTAATTTCTGATGTAGTTACAGGAAAAATAGATGTAAGAGAAATAGAAATACCAGAAGAATATAGGAAAAAACCTATTTAA
- the rny gene encoding ribonuclease Y — protein sequence MFYGSIIATLLVGIISGYFVAKNTIQKKLVLSKQDAEYIVNEAKKEAKFISEKELLIAKNEAKEIVNIANKEIEFKKQDIEKQEERLIQKEASLDRQTELVNKKDELISSRELKLEEKLQIVEDKNAELNELKVQQEKELQRIANLTEEQAREEIISSLEEEMSKETAVYIRNREAEAKDVADRRAKELIIQSMQKFASEVVAENTVSVVDLPSDDMKGRIIGREGRNIRALETLTGVDLIIDDTPEAVLLSGYDPIRREIAKTAINMLIADGRIHPAKIEDAVDRARKDIDQHIRDVGEQATFDLGIHNMHPDLIKILGKMKYRTSYGQNGLQHSIEVAYISGIIAGELGLDIQMARRAGLLHDIGKAVDHEVEGSHVEVGVMLANKYKEHPIVINAIASHHGDCEASDPISVVVATADALSASRPGARRESLEAYIKRLQGLEEIANEHRGVEKTYAIKAGREIRVIVNPEEVDDTKAYKIAKEVRNKIEESMHYPGNIKVNVIREVRAVKIAK from the coding sequence ATGTTTTATGGAAGCATAATTGCAACTTTACTTGTTGGAATTATATCTGGATATTTTGTTGCTAAAAATACTATTCAAAAAAAATTAGTTTTATCTAAGCAAGATGCTGAATATATAGTTAATGAAGCTAAAAAGGAGGCTAAATTTATTTCTGAAAAGGAATTATTAATAGCTAAAAATGAGGCTAAAGAAATTGTTAATATTGCTAATAAGGAAATAGAATTTAAAAAGCAAGATATAGAAAAACAAGAAGAAAGACTTATTCAAAAAGAAGCCTCTTTGGATAGACAGACAGAATTGGTTAATAAAAAGGATGAATTAATTAGTTCTAGGGAATTGAAATTAGAAGAGAAACTTCAAATTGTTGAAGATAAGAATGCAGAATTGAATGAGTTGAAAGTTCAACAAGAAAAAGAGTTGCAAAGAATTGCAAACTTGACTGAAGAACAAGCTCGAGAAGAAATAATTTCATCATTAGAAGAAGAAATGTCTAAGGAAACAGCTGTCTATATAAGAAATAGGGAAGCTGAAGCTAAGGATGTTGCTGATAGGCGTGCAAAAGAATTGATAATACAATCTATGCAAAAATTTGCATCAGAAGTTGTAGCTGAAAATACGGTATCTGTTGTTGATTTGCCTTCTGACGATATGAAAGGGAGAATTATTGGGAGAGAGGGTCGGAATATAAGAGCCTTAGAAACTTTAACTGGTGTTGATTTGATAATAGATGATACTCCAGAAGCAGTATTGTTGTCGGGTTATGACCCAATAAGAAGAGAAATTGCTAAAACGGCTATTAATATGTTGATTGCTGATGGGAGGATACATCCAGCTAAGATAGAAGATGCTGTTGATAGGGCTAGAAAAGATATTGACCAGCATATTAGAGATGTTGGAGAACAGGCTACATTTGATTTGGGTATTCATAATATGCATCCTGATTTAATAAAGATATTAGGTAAGATGAAGTATAGAACAAGCTATGGGCAAAATGGTTTGCAGCATTCTATTGAGGTTGCTTATATTTCAGGTATAATAGCTGGTGAATTGGGACTAGATATTCAAATGGCAAGGCGGGCAGGCTTACTTCATGATATAGGGAAGGCTGTTGACCATGAAGTAGAGGGTTCTCATGTTGAAGTTGGGGTGATGTTGGCTAATAAATATAAGGAGCATCCAATAGTAATTAATGCGATAGCTTCTCATCATGGAGATTGTGAAGCTAGTGACCCGATATCGGTGGTGGTTGCTACGGCAGATGCTTTATCAGCTTCGAGACCGGGTGCTAGAAGAGAATCCTTAGAGGCATATATAAAACGACTTCAGGGCCTTGAAGAAATTGCGAATGAGCATAGGGGTGTTGAAAAAACTTATGCTATTAAGGCGGGTAGGGAAATAAGAGTTATTGTTAATCCTGAAGAAGTAGACGACACAAAAGCCTATAAGATTGCAAAAGAAGTAAGGAATAAAATTGAAGAAAGTATGCACTATCCTGGCAATATAAAAGTGAATGTAATTCGAGAAGTTCGAGCAGTTAAGATTGCAAAATAA
- the rplK gene encoding 50S ribosomal protein L11 has translation MAKKIIKLVKLQVPAGKANPAPPVGPALGQAGVNIMGFCKEFNARTQDQAGLVIPVVISVYEDRSFTFITKTPPAPVLLKKAAKIEKGSSVPNKDKVATVTKEQVEEIAKLKMEDLNAASVEAAVRMIEGTARSMGILVAE, from the coding sequence GTGGCTAAAAAAATTATTAAATTAGTTAAGTTACAAGTTCCAGCAGGTAAAGCTAACCCTGCTCCACCAGTAGGACCTGCCTTAGGGCAAGCTGGAGTTAATATCATGGGATTCTGTAAAGAGTTTAACGCTCGTACACAAGACCAAGCAGGATTAGTTATTCCCGTAGTAATTTCTGTATATGAAGACCGCTCATTTACTTTTATTACTAAAACACCACCTGCTCCAGTATTACTGAAAAAAGCAGCTAAAATTGAAAAAGGTTCTTCAGTGCCAAACAAAGACAAAGTTGCTACAGTAACTAAAGAGCAAGTTGAAGAAATAGCTAAACTGAAAATGGAAGACTTAAACGCTGCATCGGTTGAAGCAGCTGTTCGTATGATTGAAGGTACTGCACGTAGTATGGGTATCTTAGTAGCTGAATAG
- the plsX gene encoding phosphate acyltransferase PlsX, giving the protein MKIGIDLLGADDKQNIINFINKFSDNEVEVFAYGLEEDLSLITNNNIIKVLCREEVFISDDPARVHRKKKDSSMIKMLEDLKVGKIDVSISAGSTGAYMASGLFILGRIEGVARPALATMLPTASKHKFLLTDLGANVEAKPEDLLNYLRLANIYMKNIYSIANPSSALINIGHEENKGSKLYKDSYKLLKENVSNFKGNLEARNILEHNYDIVISDGFSGNILLKTIEGVALSLGGMLKSIFLSSFLSKMSALIIRKELKEFKRKFDYSEYGGAVLLGLKNPAIKIHGSADEKAVYYAVQQAKNIHKTRLYDKMVEEFKGE; this is encoded by the coding sequence ATGAAAATAGGTATTGATTTACTTGGGGCAGATGATAAACAAAATATTATTAATTTTATAAATAAATTTAGTGATAATGAAGTAGAAGTATTTGCTTATGGTTTAGAAGAAGACTTAAGTCTTATTACAAATAATAATATAATAAAAGTTTTGTGTAGGGAAGAAGTTTTTATATCAGATGATCCGGCAAGGGTTCATAGAAAAAAGAAAGATTCATCTATGATAAAAATGCTTGAAGATTTGAAAGTTGGCAAGATAGATGTTAGTATATCTGCTGGGAGTACGGGAGCTTATATGGCAAGTGGACTTTTTATTCTAGGAAGAATAGAAGGAGTTGCCAGACCAGCTCTAGCTACCATGTTACCAACTGCATCTAAGCATAAATTTTTACTAACCGACTTAGGAGCAAATGTAGAAGCAAAGCCAGAAGATTTACTTAATTATTTAAGACTGGCTAATATATATATGAAAAATATTTATAGTATTGCTAATCCTTCTTCAGCTTTAATAAATATAGGGCATGAAGAAAATAAGGGGAGCAAACTTTATAAGGATAGCTACAAATTATTAAAAGAGAATGTTAGTAACTTTAAGGGTAATTTGGAAGCTAGAAATATTTTAGAGCATAATTATGATATAGTTATTTCTGATGGTTTTTCTGGGAATATATTATTAAAAACAATAGAGGGTGTTGCCTTGTCTCTGGGTGGTATGTTAAAAAGTATATTTTTATCTAGTTTTTTAAGTAAAATGTCAGCCCTAATTATTAGAAAAGAATTAAAAGAATTTAAAAGAAAATTTGATTATAGTGAATACGGCGGAGCAGTACTTTTGGGTTTGAAAAATCCTGCAATTAAAATTCATGGTTCTGCTGATGAAAAAGCAGTTTATTATGCAGTCCAGCAAGCAAAAAATATACATAAAACAAGATTATATGATAAAATGGTGGAAGAATTTAAAGGAGAATAA
- the recG gene encoding ATP-dependent DNA helicase RecG has protein sequence MNNILEYNLNNISGIGPKTLEVLNSLGISSVKDLLFNIPYRINHLSDLSADMKDGEKVNVYGRISSKPLSQFYSKRKSRTQFLISTEIGIIKIVFFNQQYLKKYLSEGQKILIIGRYSKSSNTITASKINFNNEELLAKSKNSNIEVLYHLKQGISQKKYSKLVATCFELIDKNNYILDLVPKNFKGIWDLNKILYTLHFPKDVLSFYKAKKMFAFHELLEYQLKLQLQNINNSIVDEDYKINIDLENINSFIKTLNFDLTNSQKSVIDEIIIDLSRPQPMERLLQGDVGCGKTVVAAALVYGVIKSAYQAAIMAPTEILASQHFETFFDFFKNLDVSIALLTSSTPKKEKEKILKLLSEGQINILVGTHAIIQKNVIFKNLKFAITDEQHRFGVNQRKFFAEKGEKVNTLMMTATPIPRSLAISLISNIKVSTISELPQGRKKVKTYKASTKEINSVFDNILIELEKGRQGYVVCPLIEESEKIDLKNVDEMYEKMKNYFPDRVGIAILHGKMKNAEKDSIVEKFLNKQIDILISTTVIEVGVNVPNASFMLIMDANRFGLATLHQLRGRVGRSSHQSYCILISDVKSERIDIMCLENDGFKISEFDLKNRGPGDFFGTRQSGLPSFKVADIINDTELMYLAKQLASKLIEFSENTDRIKSYINLSKTRY, from the coding sequence ATGAATAATATATTGGAATATAATCTTAACAATATAAGCGGTATAGGGCCTAAAACATTAGAAGTGTTAAATTCATTAGGGATAAGTAGTGTTAAAGATTTACTTTTTAATATTCCTTATAGAATTAACCACTTATCTGACTTGTCGGCTGATATGAAAGATGGTGAAAAAGTAAATGTTTACGGGAGAATTAGTAGCAAACCACTCTCTCAATTTTATAGTAAAAGAAAAAGTAGAACACAATTTTTAATTTCAACAGAAATTGGTATTATAAAAATAGTTTTTTTTAACCAACAATACTTAAAAAAATATCTATCTGAAGGTCAAAAAATATTAATAATAGGAAGATATAGTAAATCATCTAATACAATCACAGCATCTAAAATTAATTTTAATAATGAAGAACTTTTGGCTAAATCAAAAAATTCAAATATTGAAGTTTTATATCATCTTAAACAAGGAATAAGTCAAAAAAAATATTCAAAATTAGTAGCTACTTGTTTTGAATTAATTGATAAAAATAATTATATATTAGACTTGGTACCAAAAAATTTTAAGGGTATTTGGGACTTAAATAAAATTCTATATACTTTACATTTTCCCAAAGATGTATTATCTTTTTATAAAGCAAAAAAAATGTTTGCTTTCCATGAACTTCTGGAATATCAATTAAAATTACAATTACAAAATATTAATAATAGTATAGTAGATGAGGATTATAAAATAAATATAGATTTAGAAAATATTAATTCATTTATAAAAACTTTGAATTTTGATTTAACTAATTCTCAAAAAAGTGTTATTGATGAAATAATTATAGATTTATCAAGACCTCAACCCATGGAAAGATTGTTACAGGGAGATGTTGGTTGTGGGAAAACTGTTGTGGCTGCTGCTTTAGTTTATGGAGTAATTAAATCGGCTTATCAAGCAGCAATAATGGCACCTACTGAAATATTAGCTAGTCAGCATTTTGAAACTTTTTTTGATTTTTTTAAAAATCTTGATGTCTCTATTGCCTTGCTAACAAGTAGCACACCTAAAAAGGAAAAAGAAAAAATTTTAAAACTACTTTCTGAAGGGCAAATTAATATACTGGTAGGAACGCATGCTATTATTCAAAAAAATGTTATCTTTAAAAACTTAAAATTTGCAATTACAGATGAACAACATAGATTTGGTGTTAATCAAAGAAAGTTTTTTGCAGAAAAAGGAGAAAAGGTTAATACTTTGATGATGACAGCTACACCCATACCTAGAAGTTTGGCAATAAGCTTGATTTCAAATATTAAGGTTTCTACAATAAGTGAACTTCCACAGGGAAGAAAAAAAGTAAAAACTTATAAGGCTAGCACAAAGGAAATTAATTCAGTTTTTGATAATATACTTATAGAATTAGAAAAGGGTAGACAAGGCTATGTTGTTTGTCCCTTAATTGAAGAGTCAGAAAAAATTGACTTGAAAAATGTTGATGAAATGTATGAGAAAATGAAAAATTATTTTCCAGACAGGGTAGGGATAGCTATATTACATGGAAAAATGAAGAATGCTGAAAAGGATAGTATAGTTGAAAAATTTTTAAATAAGCAAATAGATATTTTAATATCGACTACGGTAATTGAAGTGGGGGTTAATGTACCCAATGCTTCTTTTATGCTTATAATGGACGCTAATAGATTTGGTTTAGCGACCTTGCATCAACTTAGGGGAAGGGTGGGTAGAAGTTCTCATCAATCCTACTGTATATTAATATCTGATGTTAAATCAGAAAGAATTGATATTATGTGCTTAGAAAATGACGGTTTTAAAATATCAGAATTTGATTTAAAAAATAGGGGACCAGGAGATTTTTTTGGAACCAGGCAAAGTGGGTTACCTAGCTTTAAGGTGGCCGATATAATCAATGATACTGAATTAATGTATTTAGCTAAGCAATTAGCTAGTAAACTTATAGAATTTTCAGAAAATACAGATAGAATAAAAAGTTACATTAATTTATCTAAGACTAGATATTAG